One window from the genome of Pseudoalteromonas sp. '520P1 No. 423' encodes:
- the cysS gene encoding cysteine--tRNA ligase, protein MVQIYNTLTRQKEAFKPLVDGKIDMYVCGITIYDYCHIGHARTFVSFDVIARYLRHIGFDLKFVRNITDVDDKIINRANENGETIDALTKRMTKAMHQDFDNLGMLRPDVEPTVTDHIPEIIEMVERLINKGHAYVAENGDVLFSVSSFENYGQLSQQDLDMLQAGSRVEVDENKNSPLDFVLWKKAKVDEPSWQSPWGAGRPGWHIECSAMSNKHLGEHFDIHGGGSDLQFPHHENEIAQSCCANNGKYADTWIHTGMVQVNKEKMSKSLGNFFTVRDVLKKYDAESVRYFLISGHYRSQLNYSQDNLDQARSSLERIYTALRGVTPIAVELTDNEYAIKFRKAMDDDFNTPEALSVVFELAKELNRIKETDDNKASQLSFILRSLGEVLGIAQQVPTDFLQGDQEDDEVAIIEALIKQRNQARSDKDWAMADDARDKLNEMKIVLEDSAAGTTWRKA, encoded by the coding sequence ATGGTACAAATATACAACACACTGACAAGACAAAAAGAGGCATTTAAACCCCTAGTTGATGGCAAAATCGATATGTATGTGTGTGGTATCACTATTTACGATTACTGTCATATAGGACACGCAAGAACATTTGTTAGTTTTGATGTTATTGCGAGATACCTTCGACATATCGGTTTTGATTTAAAGTTTGTACGTAATATTACAGACGTAGATGATAAAATCATCAATCGCGCAAATGAAAATGGTGAAACAATTGATGCGTTAACTAAACGTATGACAAAAGCCATGCACCAAGATTTTGATAATTTAGGCATGTTACGTCCAGATGTAGAGCCTACAGTAACAGATCATATTCCTGAAATTATTGAAATGGTTGAGCGTTTGATCAATAAAGGGCATGCATATGTTGCTGAAAATGGCGATGTATTATTTAGTGTTTCAAGTTTTGAAAATTATGGTCAGTTATCACAGCAAGATTTAGATATGCTACAAGCGGGCTCTCGTGTTGAAGTTGATGAGAATAAAAATTCTCCTTTAGATTTTGTTTTATGGAAAAAAGCAAAAGTTGATGAGCCATCTTGGCAGTCACCATGGGGAGCAGGACGTCCAGGTTGGCATATCGAATGTTCAGCTATGAGCAACAAACATTTAGGTGAACACTTTGATATTCATGGTGGTGGTTCAGATCTACAATTTCCACATCATGAAAATGAAATAGCACAGTCTTGTTGTGCTAATAACGGTAAATATGCTGATACTTGGATCCACACAGGCATGGTTCAAGTTAACAAAGAAAAAATGTCTAAATCTTTAGGTAATTTTTTCACTGTAAGAGACGTATTAAAAAAATATGATGCAGAATCTGTTCGTTACTTTTTAATTTCAGGTCATTATAGAAGCCAACTTAATTATTCTCAGGATAATTTAGACCAAGCACGTTCTTCATTAGAGCGTATCTATACTGCCCTACGTGGTGTAACACCTATTGCAGTTGAATTAACTGATAATGAATATGCAATAAAATTCAGAAAAGCGATGGATGATGACTTTAATACACCTGAAGCGTTATCTGTTGTGTTCGAATTAGCTAAGGAATTAAACCGTATTAAAGAAACAGATGACAATAAAGCATCTCAATTGAGTTTTATATTACGCAGTCTTGGTGAAGTTTTAGGTATTGCACAACAAGTACCGACTGATTTCTTACAAGGCGATCAAGAAGATGACGAAGTAGCAATCATTGAAGCTTTAATTAAACAGCGCAATCAAGCAAGATCAGATAAAGATTGGGCTATGGCTGATGATGCAAGAGATAAGTTAAATGAAATGAAAATTGTTTTAGAAGATAGTGCTGCTGGTACTACTTGGCGTAAAGCTTAA
- the purF gene encoding amidophosphoribosyltransferase has product MCGIVGIVGNSPVNQAIYDGLTVLQHRGQDAAGIITINNHTFSLRKDNGLVKDVFHTRHMKRLQGDMGIGHVRYPTAGSSSSAEAQPFYVNSPFGISLAHNGNLTNAEALKQELFSVARRHVNTTSDSEVLLNVLAHEIALTEKLSLEPKDIFKAVTAVNDKAVGGYAAIAMIIGQGMIAFRDPNGIRPLVFGKRESDKGTEYMFASESVALDSCGFEFIRDVAPGESIFVNNDGQLFSQQCSEHASYSPCIFEFVYFARPDSTLDNISVYAARVNMGTKLGEKVAKEWADKEIDVIIPIPETSCDIALEMAAVLKIPYRQGFVKNRYIGRTFIMPGQEMRKKSVRQKLNAIGREFKGKNVLLVDDSIVRGTTSAQIVQMARESGAKNVYFASAAPEIRFPNVYGIDMPSVTELIAHGREVEDINECIGADGLIFQSLPDLIEAVSKENPEVKAYETSVFNGQYVTGDIDQTYLNRINDLRNDSAKFDNEQAMSSGLELHNQDSID; this is encoded by the coding sequence ATGTGCGGTATTGTTGGTATAGTCGGGAATTCTCCTGTTAATCAGGCAATTTATGATGGCTTAACTGTGTTACAACATCGAGGTCAAGATGCGGCTGGTATAATCACCATTAACAACCATACTTTTAGTTTGCGTAAAGATAATGGTTTAGTGAAAGATGTATTCCATACTCGTCATATGAAGCGTTTACAAGGTGATATGGGCATAGGCCACGTCCGTTACCCAACTGCAGGTTCATCTAGCTCAGCTGAAGCGCAACCTTTTTATGTAAACTCACCTTTTGGTATTTCATTAGCCCATAATGGTAATCTAACGAATGCAGAAGCTTTAAAACAAGAGTTATTTTCAGTTGCTAGACGTCATGTAAATACGACTTCAGACTCTGAAGTTTTATTGAATGTATTAGCACATGAAATCGCATTGACTGAAAAGCTAAGTTTAGAACCAAAAGATATCTTTAAGGCTGTGACAGCTGTAAATGATAAAGCTGTTGGTGGTTATGCTGCAATTGCTATGATCATTGGTCAAGGCATGATTGCATTTCGTGATCCAAATGGTATTCGTCCATTAGTATTTGGTAAGCGCGAATCAGATAAAGGCACAGAGTATATGTTTGCCTCTGAAAGTGTTGCACTCGATAGCTGTGGTTTTGAATTTATCCGTGATGTTGCCCCTGGTGAAAGTATTTTTGTTAATAACGACGGCCAGTTGTTTTCACAGCAATGTTCAGAGCATGCTTCTTATTCTCCATGTATTTTTGAATTTGTATACTTTGCACGCCCAGATTCTACATTAGATAATATCTCTGTTTATGCGGCACGTGTAAATATGGGTACTAAACTAGGTGAAAAAGTAGCGAAAGAATGGGCTGATAAAGAGATTGACGTTATCATTCCAATTCCTGAAACATCATGTGATATCGCACTTGAAATGGCTGCAGTGCTTAAAATTCCATATCGCCAAGGTTTTGTAAAAAATAGATATATCGGCAGAACGTTTATCATGCCGGGCCAAGAAATGCGTAAAAAGTCAGTTCGTCAAAAACTTAATGCAATTGGCCGTGAGTTTAAAGGTAAAAATGTATTATTAGTTGATGATTCAATTGTACGTGGTACTACATCGGCTCAAATCGTTCAAATGGCAAGAGAGTCAGGCGCTAAAAATGTGTATTTTGCATCAGCGGCACCTGAAATTCGTTTCCCGAACGTTTATGGTATTGATATGCCATCTGTGACTGAATTAATTGCACATGGCCGTGAAGTTGAAGATATTAATGAATGTATTGGTGCTGATGGTTTAATTTTTCAATCTTTACCTGACTTAATTGAAGCTGTTTCAAAAGAAAACCCTGAAGTTAAGGCATATGAAACGTCAGTATTTAATGGTCAATATGTGACAGGCGATATCGATCAAACATATTTAAATCGTATCAATGATTTAAGAAATGACTCTGCTAAATTTGATAATGAGCAAGCAATGTCATCAGGACTTGAATTACACAATCAAGACTCTATCGATTAA
- a CDS encoding UDP-2,3-diacylglucosamine diphosphatase, giving the protein MNKTLFISDLHLTESRPDISKAFFDFLDNQVTSELDALYILGDFFEVWVGDDYQTDLTLKIAQELNAITNKGIPVYFIHGNRDFLVSKKYAELSGISILNERTVIDLYGTPTLILHGDEMCTQDIEYQKFRKKSRGWWWPKLMLAMPLFYRQSVAKKARERSKASQMDKAPEVLDVTHDAVIDTFKKFQTHLMIHGHTHRPKVHEHDIDGTPAKRIVLGDWYTQGSYLVVTKDAQELIFTDFE; this is encoded by the coding sequence ATGAATAAAACCTTATTTATCTCAGATCTGCATTTAACCGAGTCTAGACCAGATATTAGTAAAGCATTTTTTGACTTCCTAGATAATCAAGTAACGAGTGAACTAGATGCGCTTTATATTCTTGGTGATTTTTTTGAAGTTTGGGTTGGTGATGATTATCAAACTGATTTGACATTAAAAATAGCTCAAGAATTAAATGCAATTACAAATAAAGGGATCCCTGTTTATTTTATTCATGGAAATAGAGATTTTTTAGTCAGTAAAAAATATGCTGAGCTATCTGGAATATCAATATTAAATGAAAGAACAGTGATTGATTTATACGGTACCCCAACTTTAATTCTTCATGGAGATGAAATGTGTACTCAAGATATAGAGTACCAAAAATTCAGAAAGAAAAGCCGAGGTTGGTGGTGGCCTAAACTCATGTTAGCTATGCCATTGTTTTATCGACAAAGCGTTGCTAAAAAAGCAAGAGAACGTAGTAAAGCTTCCCAAATGGATAAAGCACCTGAAGTACTTGATGTAACACATGATGCCGTAATAGATACTTTCAAAAAATTTCAAACTCATTTAATGATCCATGGACATACGCATAGACCAAAAGTACATGAACACGATATTGATGGTACACCAGCCAAACGTATTGTTTTAGGTGACTGGTATACACAAGGTTCGTACTTAGTTGTTACAAAAGACGCTCAAGAGCTTATTTTTACTGACTTTGAGTAA
- a CDS encoding tRNA isopentenyl-2-thiomethyl-A-37 hydroxylase MiaE — MTSEQLLAPIKAFLQCDTPDEWINEAKKPENLKILLLDHLICELKAGQTAMWLIRKYAVDKESGKALLEWFQPYEKYVYKKEGTLESLAEHAKLSKAIVPKSSSVFGQDLIDKMVLLIKEELHHFYQVLEIMNDRGIAYENITAGRYAKGMMTHVRTHEPAILIDKLICGAYIEARSCERFAKIAPHLDDDLNKFYVSLLRSEARHYQDYLSLAQQVAGEDVDISDRVKFFGEVEAQLITSEDTDFKFHSGSPSLTSG, encoded by the coding sequence ATGACTAGCGAACAGTTATTAGCACCCATTAAAGCATTTTTACAATGTGATACTCCTGATGAATGGATTAATGAAGCTAAAAAGCCTGAAAACTTAAAAATATTATTATTAGATCACCTTATTTGTGAGCTAAAAGCGGGGCAAACAGCGATGTGGCTGATCCGTAAATATGCTGTTGATAAAGAAAGTGGCAAAGCTTTGCTTGAATGGTTTCAACCATATGAGAAATACGTATATAAAAAAGAAGGGACTTTAGAAAGTTTAGCTGAACACGCTAAGTTATCTAAGGCAATAGTGCCTAAAAGCAGCTCTGTTTTTGGTCAGGATTTAATTGATAAAATGGTATTATTAATTAAAGAAGAGCTTCATCACTTTTATCAAGTATTAGAAATAATGAATGATAGAGGCATCGCGTATGAAAATATTACGGCTGGGCGATACGCAAAAGGCATGATGACACATGTACGTACTCACGAACCTGCAATATTAATAGATAAATTGATTTGTGGTGCATATATAGAAGCACGTTCTTGTGAACGCTTCGCAAAAATAGCACCGCACTTAGATGATGACTTAAATAAGTTTTATGTCTCTTTATTACGTTCAGAAGCACGTCATTATCAAGATTATTTGAGTTTAGCGCAGCAAGTTGCAGGTGAAGATGTTGATATCAGCGATAGAGTGAAATTTTTTGGTGAAGTAGAAGCACAACTGATTACTTCAGAAGATACTGACTTTAAGTTTCACTCAGGATCACCAAGTTTAACATCAGGCTAA
- a CDS encoding peptidylprolyl isomerase: protein MVTLHTNFGDIKIALNAEKAPQTVENFLKYANSGFYDGTIFHRVIDGFMVQGGGFLPGMEQKEVQDPIQNEATNGLSNKKGTLAMARTPDPHSATAQFFINVNDNNFLDFTSETSQGWGYCVFAEVVEGLDIVETIKNVATGSEGFHQDVPLEDVIITKVTVEA, encoded by the coding sequence ATGGTTACTTTACATACCAACTTCGGTGATATCAAAATCGCTCTAAACGCTGAAAAAGCACCTCAAACGGTAGAAAACTTTTTAAAATATGCTAATTCAGGCTTTTACGATGGCACTATTTTTCACCGTGTAATCGATGGTTTCATGGTTCAAGGCGGTGGTTTCTTACCTGGTATGGAGCAAAAAGAAGTACAAGATCCAATCCAAAATGAAGCAACAAATGGTCTTTCTAATAAGAAAGGTACTTTAGCTATGGCTCGTACTCCTGATCCACATTCAGCTACAGCGCAATTTTTTATCAATGTTAATGATAACAACTTCCTAGATTTTACAAGTGAGACATCTCAAGGTTGGGGATACTGTGTATTCGCTGAAGTTGTTGAAGGTCTTGATATTGTTGAAACTATCAAAAATGTAGCAACTGGTAGTGAAGGCTTCCACCAAGATGTACCGCTTGAAGATGTTATTATCACTAAAGTCACAGTAGAAGCATAG
- a CDS encoding Yip1 family protein: MILNHLWGIYAHPKDEWQTIDKRHESLKYSISHILLIALIPSIMGYYSSVHLGWSIGTGDPIHLTESSAMLIATAMYFALIGGVCALGLLAHWMAKTFGANPTYTQTLELAAYTATPIFMTAFAAFYPVLWFIVVVGCFALAYSVYLLYTGVPILMHIPEERGFIYASSVVTTGLILLVCILALTAMMWTTGYGPMFA, translated from the coding sequence ATGATTTTAAATCACCTCTGGGGTATATACGCACATCCAAAAGATGAATGGCAAACCATTGATAAACGTCATGAAAGTTTAAAATATAGCATTTCTCACATTTTACTAATTGCATTAATTCCATCAATTATGGGCTATTATTCTTCCGTTCATTTAGGCTGGAGTATTGGTACTGGGGATCCAATTCATTTAACAGAATCTAGTGCCATGCTGATTGCGACTGCCATGTACTTCGCATTAATTGGTGGTGTGTGTGCTTTAGGGTTATTAGCACATTGGATGGCTAAAACTTTTGGTGCAAATCCAACATATACACAAACACTTGAGCTGGCAGCATATACAGCAACCCCAATTTTTATGACGGCGTTCGCTGCATTTTATCCTGTTTTATGGTTTATCGTCGTAGTGGGATGTTTCGCTTTAGCTTATTCTGTTTATTTGCTATATACCGGCGTACCAATTTTAATGCATATTCCTGAAGAACGCGGTTTTATTTATGCAAGCTCTGTAGTAACAACTGGCTTAATTCTACTTGTATGTATTTTGGCTTTAACCGCCATGATGTGGACAACAGGTTATGGACCTATGTTTGCTTAG
- the folD gene encoding bifunctional methylenetetrahydrofolate dehydrogenase/methenyltetrahydrofolate cyclohydrolase FolD, whose amino-acid sequence MTANIIDGKAIAKQVRNAVASKVKQRLENGLRAPGLAVVLVGLDPASQVYVGSKRKACEEVGFLSKSYDLPVDSTEEQILDLVDSLNNDPEVDGILVQLPLPEGLNAEKVLERITPHKDVDGFHPYNIGRLAQRMPALRPCTPKGIITLLDSTGVKYRGMHAVVVGASNIVGRPMSLELLLAGCTTTVCHKFTKDLEDHVRRADLVVVAVGKPAFIPGDWIKEGAIVIDVGINRLDSGKLVGDVEYDVAQNNASFITPVPGGVGPMTVASLIENTLEACENYHS is encoded by the coding sequence ATGACGGCAAACATCATAGATGGTAAAGCAATTGCGAAACAAGTTAGAAATGCAGTAGCTTCAAAAGTAAAACAGCGTCTAGAAAATGGTTTACGAGCTCCTGGCTTAGCTGTTGTACTTGTAGGTTTAGATCCTGCCAGTCAAGTATATGTAGGTTCAAAACGCAAAGCCTGTGAAGAAGTTGGATTTTTATCTAAATCTTATGACCTACCAGTAGATTCAACTGAAGAGCAAATTTTAGATCTGGTTGATTCGTTAAATAATGACCCTGAAGTAGATGGTATTTTAGTTCAGCTGCCTTTACCTGAAGGATTAAATGCCGAAAAAGTACTTGAACGCATTACTCCTCATAAAGATGTTGATGGCTTCCATCCATACAATATAGGTAGACTAGCACAACGTATGCCAGCACTTCGTCCTTGTACTCCAAAAGGGATTATTACTTTACTTGATTCAACGGGTGTTAAATACAGAGGTATGCACGCTGTTGTTGTTGGTGCATCTAATATAGTAGGCCGCCCTATGTCTTTAGAATTATTACTTGCAGGCTGTACTACTACTGTATGTCATAAATTCACAAAGGATCTTGAAGACCACGTTCGTCGTGCTGATTTAGTAGTTGTTGCCGTTGGTAAACCGGCATTTATTCCTGGTGATTGGATTAAAGAAGGTGCAATTGTAATAGATGTGGGTATCAACCGTTTAGATTCAGGTAAGTTAGTGGGTGATGTTGAATATGATGTTGCACAAAACAATGCCAGCTTTATCACGCCAGTGCCTGGTGGCGTAGGCCCAATGACAGTTGCAAGTTTGATAGAAAATACTTTAGAAGCATGTGAAAATTACCATAGCTAA